One Purpureocillium takamizusanense chromosome 12, complete sequence DNA window includes the following coding sequences:
- a CDS encoding uncharacterized protein (EggNog:ENOG503NW3E~COG:B), translating to MTTLLNKTDSGPPLRQIRFVHNQGQPPSKRRRINAACLTCRRRKTRCAGERPICSTCTKNGHQCLGYPEDARKDGTDTGESKQAGDEDFNDDHQSDDEDRKPARPDAPTASSAPDAAPAISPTRAVAVAPRSAPAYPGAVVEPEHDVDVKPVVSPASQHQSHPSAATDEMPSSPTLRRNHSHRIPYFRYFGPTAIVPGFKQMVVSVRDRRRSTGGSQSGTSPMSTPSGVRGSSCAAGSDIAVEDLPAYDPNSPGPVHPLIINLVKTFFVHLGCNYPFLKQPKFLRLVMEKRVEPILVDAICALAARFSDAPALTGGNDKMPRTERGQVFATRAKHATVDTFPCPSVGAVQACLLMAYEGFGANQDSALWMYLGLAIRMAIDLGLQKRVGIQYQGEKDPWYTRHRSRVNGESESPEEKRHDEVDALTVEEQREVEQERIDTFWAVFILDRVISSGTGRTVTFREDDFELPFPKPAIDPATGWPSLFPVLLEIIHLYGRVSDVLNNIHNVNDLDQDKWSKLSSMEHQLTRLYKSWDARLQFNVSNFKAYLNVGQGTTFLLLHFWFHALFIILHQPTLLTPFGDLRGELQLLSDSRELSMSSAKTICDILAFADLIDPKSFIGNPFTSQPIYIAACAFLMESSANASEGPSRETSPPTCNASSRPRERVKTANSKPSRHSLLASAANQNYQRCYNSLQQLHTHWGGVKYILTALDQKSKGIWDCETYTSEEYESTKVPPTRGSITGDLSAASPKMGGAPPIAWSLAGTANSPNSNLTLLYQNLSGVMTPSSVPQSMPQQVGTPPGNMVYDPIRQSLPAESGGMYPPAVPQATTSAIRHSPQTGNSKPRRPSNLSGVSIPGQAATAGRYDGLPEENDGAKVFVPPGYTPSSQHSGGFETFSASPASNLADAANRGMVHAATPHNVYYNHHIPYQTGWGYGMGNMDSITFDSQDIDIGALGLQQPELMSGWLDYIPSDVLGLFENQNMGHGSQDGAGGH from the exons ATGACGACGCTGCTCAACAAGACGGATTCCGGCCCTCCGCTGCGCCAGATTCGCTTCGTCCACAACCAGGGCCAGCCGCCTtcgaagcgccgccgcatcaaCGCAGC ATGCTTgacctgccgccgacgaaagACGCGATGTGCCGGTGAGCGGCCCATATGCTCGACCTGTACCAAGAACGGCCACCAGTGCCTTGGGTATCCCGAAGATGCAAGAAAGGATGGCACAGATACGGGCGAGTCgaagcaggcgggcgacgaggacttcaacgacgaccatcaaagcgacgatgaggataGAAAGCCCGCGAGGCCTGACGCTCCCACAGCCAGCTCTGCGCCCGATGCGGCTCCAGCGATATCACCAAcgcgcgccgtggctgtTGCACCTCGATCTGCGCCTGCATATCCCGGTGCTGTTGTCGAGCCCGAGCACGATGTCGACGTCAAGCCTGTAGTCTCGCCAGCTTCGCAGCATCAGTCCCATCCCTCGGCCGCCACAGACGAAATGCCCAGCTCGCCAACCCTGCGCCGCAATCACAGTCATCGCATTCCATACTTTCGGTATTTTGGCCCGACGGCGATTGTGCCCGGCTTCAAGCAGATGGTCGTCTCTGTCCGTGACCGGCGACGATCGACAGGTGGGTCCCAGTCGGGTACTTCGCCCATGTCCACACCGAGCGGCGTCCGGGGAAGTAGCTGCGCTGCCGGGAGTGATATCGCCGTTGAGGACCTGCCCGCATACGATCCCAACAGTCCGGGACCCGTGCACCCTCTCATCATCAACCTCGTCAAGACCTTCTTCGTTCATCTCGGCTGCAACTATCCCTTCCTCAAGCAGCCCAAGTTTTTGCGTCTCGTCATGGAAAAGCGTGTCGAGCCCattctcgtcgacgccatctgcGCGCTCGCCGCGAGATTCTCCGATgcgccggcgctgacgggcggAAACGACAAGATGCCACGGACGGAGCGCGGCCAGGTATTTGCGACGCGAGCAAAGCACGCCACTGTGGACACGTTTCCCTGCCCGTCCGTGGGCGCCGTACAAGCCTGTCTGCTCATGGCCTACGAAGGCTTTGGTGCCAACCAAGACAGTGCCTTGTGGATGTATCTCGGGCTTGCCATCCGCATGGCTATCGACCTCGGGCTTCAGAAGCGTGTAGGTATACAATACCAGGGTGAAAAGGATCCTTGGTACACGAGGCATCGGAGTCGCGTCAATGGGGAGTCGGAGAGCCCCGAAGAAAAGAGGcatgacgaggtcgatgcTCTGACTGTCGAGGAGCAAAGGGAGGTTGAGCAAGAGCGCATCGACACATTCTGGGCCGTTTTCATTCTCGATCGCGTCATATCCTCGGGCACGGGACGGACAGTCACCTTTCGTGAGGATGACTTCGAGCTCCCGTTCCCAAAGCCAGCCATCGACCCCGCCACCGGCTGGCCATCTCTGTTTCCCGTGCTTCTCGAGATCATCCACCTCTATGGCCGTGTGTCTGACGTGCTCAACAATATCCACAACGTCAACGACCTGGACCAGGACAAGTGGTCGAAGCTGTCCAGCATGGAGCATCAGCTAACCCGTCTGTACAAGAGCTGGGATGCAAGACTGCAGTTCAACGTCAGCAACTTCAAGGCATACCTCAACGTCGGACAGGGCACGACGTTTCTTTTGCTTCACTTTTGGTTCCATGCGCTCTTCATCATCTTGCATCAGCCAACGCTCTTGACTCCGTTTGGCGACCTTCGTGGCGAACTCCAGCTTCTTTCCGACAGCCGAGAACTGAGTATGAGCAGCGCAAAGACAATTTGCGACATCTTGGCATTTGCCGACCTCATAGACCCCAAGAGCTTCATCGGCAACCCCttcaccagccagcccataTACATTGCAGCTTGTGCTTTTTTGATGGAGTCGAGCGCGAACGCTTCGGAAGGCCCTTCTAGAGAAACGTCGCCCCCAACGTGCAACGCCTCGAGTCGGCCAAGGGAGCGCGTGAAAACTGCCAACTCCAAGCCCTCGAGGCATTCGCTGcttgcctcggcggcgaaccAGAATTATCAGAGATGCTACAATtccctgcagcagctgcataCCCACTGGGGCGGTGTCAAGTACATCTTGACGGCTCTGGACCAGAAGTCAAAGGGTATCTGGGACTGCGAGACGTACACATCAGAAGAGTACGAGAGCACCAAGGTGCCGCCTACCAGGGGAAGCATCACCGGCGATCTCagcgcagcctcgccgaAGATGGGTGGCGCCCCCCCGATCGCGTGGAGTCTGGCAGGAACGGCCAACTCGCCCAACTCGAACCTGACGCTGTTGTACCAGAACCTGAGCGGCGTCATGACACCATCATCGGTTCCGCAGAGCATGCCGCAGCAGGTAGGAACACCGCCGGGCAACATGGTGTACGACCCCATCCGGCAGAGCCTGCCGGCCGAATCAGGAGGCATGTATCCGCCCGCGGTGCCCcaggccaccacctcggcaATCAGACACTCGCCGCAAACAGGAAACAGCAAACCCCGACGACCGTCCAACCTTTCTGGCGTGTCCATCCCGggacaggcggcgacggcgggcagaTACGACGGGCTCCCGGAAGAGAACGACGGAGCCAAGGTGTTTGTGCCTCCTGGCTACACTCCCTCCAGCCAGCATTCTGGAGGGTTCGAGACATTCAGCGCCTCTCCTGCCAGTAACTTGGCAGACGCCGCAAATCGGGGCATGGTCCATGCGGCTACGCCGCATAATGTATACTACAACCACCACATTCCCTACCAGACGGGATGGGGCTACGGGATGGGCAACATGGACTCCATCACCTTCGATAGTCAGGACATCGACATCGGGGCGTTggggctgcagcagccagaGCTGATGAGCGGTTGGCTCGACTACATCCCGAGCGACGTGCTGGGCCTGTTTGAGAACCAGAACATGGGCCACGGGAGCCAAGATGGCGCCGGAGGACACTAA
- the ARO2 gene encoding Chorismate synthase (EggNog:ENOG503NUJB~COG:E~BUSCO:EOG09262DUV): protein MSTFGHHFRVTTAGESHGKSVSCIIDNCPPNLPLTEEDIQPQLNRRRPGQSSITTPRNEKDRVTIHSGTEFGRTLGTPILLTVPNEDQRPHDYGDATVDVFPRPSHADWTYLEKYGIKASSGGGRSSARETIARVAAGAVADKWLRAAYGVEIVAFVTSVGGIKLFEDDGESMSADPGFLSLAESITRDQVDGFLPVRCPHQDTSRRMEERIAELRDAHDSTGGTVTCVIRNAPSGLGEPCFDKLEAVLAHAMMSIPAVKGFEIGSGFRGAEMTGSRHNDPFVPAPAVSAAEAKMGIPRSRLQTKTNNSGGIQGGISNGMPIFFRVAFKPPATISQDQTTARYDASGEGVLAAKGRHDPCVVPRAVPIVEGMAALAIADAVMAQHARQLGIHMAKQ from the exons ATGTCGACGTTTGGCCACCACTTCCGGGTGACGAC CGCCGGCGAGTCGCACGGCAAGTCGGTGTCGTGCATCATCGACAACTGCCCGCCGAACCTGCCCCTCACCGAAGAAGACATCCAGCCGCAGCTcaaccgccggcggccgggccaGTCGTCCatcacgacgccgcgcaaCGAAAAGGACCGCGTCACCATCCACTCGGGCACCGAGTTCGGCCGCACGCTCGGCACCCCGATCCTCCTGACCGTCCCCAACGAGGACCAGCGGCCGCACGACTATGGcgacgccaccgtcgacgtcttcccccgcccctcccacGCTGACTGGACCTACCTCGAGAAGTATGGCATCAAggcctcgtcgggcggcggccgttccAGTGCCCGCGAGACcatcgcccgcgtcgccgccggcgccgtcgccgacaagtGGCTGCGCGCGGCCTACGGTGTTGAGATTGTCGCCTTCGTCACCtcggtcggcggcatcaagctcttcgaggacgacggcgagtcCATGAGCGCCGACCCGGGCTTCCTCAGCCTCGCCGAGTCCATCACCCGCGACCAGGTCGACGGCTTCCTCCCCGTGCGCTGCCCGCACCAGGACACGTCGCGCCGCATGgaggagcgcatcgccgagctgcgcgacgcccacgacagcaccggcggcaccgtcacCTGCGTCATCCGCAACGCGCCCTcgggcctcggcgagccctgcttcgacaagctcgaggccgtcctcgcccacgccATGATGAGCATCCCCGCCGTCAAGGGCTTCGAGATCGGATCCGGCTTCCGTGGCGCCGAGATGACGGGCAGCCGACACAACGACCCCTTCGTCCCCGCCCcggccgtctccgccgccgaggccaagatgGGCATCCCCCGCAGCCGCCTGCAGACTAAGACGAACAACTCGGGCGGCATCCAGGGCGGCATCTCCAACGGCATGCCCATCTTCTTCCGCGTCGCCTTCAAGCCCCCCGCCACCATCAGCCAGGACCAGACCACGGCCCGCTACGACgcctcgggcgagggcgtcctcgccgcaaAGGGCCGCCACGACCCCTGCGTCGTGCCCCGCGCCGTCcccatcgtcgagggcatggccgccctggccattgccgacgccgtcatggcccagCACGCGCGCCAGCTGGGCATCCACATGGCGAAGCAgtag
- a CDS encoding Lipoate--protein ligase (COG:H~BUSCO:EOG09263HE6~EggNog:ENOG503NTYI), with product MPCLARHGRPIARSLSSLIPASCTTFGFIRRGFSTDAASHPSNKTQVYISKSRDPLLNLSAEHHLLQITPAESTVLILYVNSPCVVFGRNQNPWLETNLPRLAQIVTEPGTLGWTDGPVQLIRRRSGGGTVFHDAGNVNFSVICPPAAFDRDKHARMVVRALKSLGRPMTRVNERHDIVMDVDSTDSQTIATTSSGTTFKVSGSAYKLTRLRSLHHGTCLLRSPNLSGISGMLRSPAEPFIKARGVDSVRSPVRNLDLDNADFEDAVVEQFRQMYGDFDVRADFGSDALAVGKISAGYEELGSRSWTYSQTPRFTFCTHPFQDDPRVRPELPFDLKIHFEARHGLIEQFSIEGNESADTASLVKSSLHDIGDWTEPLTQAGLSQSDAADVGSWLNGVLGTLFTRP from the exons ATGCCCTGTCTagcccgccatggacgaccCATAGCGAGGTCTCTCTCCTCGCTCATCCCGGCCTCATGCACGACTTTCGGCTTCATCCGACGCGGCTTCTCCACCGACGCGGCCTCTCACCCTTCCAACAAAACCCAAGTCTACATCTCCAAGTCCCGGGACCCGCTCCTCAACCTCTCCGCCGAGCACCACCTACTGCAGATCACGCCAGCCGAATCCACTGTCCTCATCCTCTATGTCAACTCGCCTTGCGTCGTCTTTGGGCGCAACCAGAACCCCTGGCTCGAGACCAACCTaccgcgcctcgcccagaTCGTGACGGAGCCCGGCACACTGGGGTGGACCGATGGTCCCGTTCAGCTCATCCGCAGGCGCTCCGGCGGAGGCACTGTCTtccacgacgccggcaaCGTCAACTTCAGCGTCATATGCCCACCTGCCGCCTTTGACCGCGACAAGCACGCAAGGATGGTTGTCAGGGCGCTCAAGTCTCTGGGGCGGCCCATGACGCGCGTCAATGAGCGCCACGACATCGTCATGGACGTCGACAGCACCGATTCGCAGACAATagccaccacctcctcaGGCACCACCTTCAAGGTATCCGGTTCTGCATACAAGCTCACCCGTCTACGCTCACTACACCATGGGACGTGTCTCCTGCGCAGTCCAAACCTCTCCGGTATATCAGGCATGTTGCGCTCCCCGGCAGAGCCCTTCATCaaggcccgcggcgtcgacagcgtACGCAGCCCCGTTCGCAACCTGGACCTCGACAACGCCGATTTTGAGGACGCTGTAGTGGAGCAATTCCGCCAAATGTACGGCGACTTTGATGTCCGCGCCGACTTTGGTAGCGATGCGCTGGCCGTGGGCAAAATCAGTGCGGGATACGAAGAGCTGGGCTCAAGAAGCTGGACATACAGCCAGACGCCGCGGTTCACTTTCTGCACGCATCCCTTCCAGGACGATCCTAGGGTGAGGCCCGAGCTGCCTTTCGAT CTCAAGATTCACTTCGAGGCTCGGCATGGCCTGATTGAGCAGTTCAGCATTGAAGGTAACGAGAGTGCAGACACGGCATCTCTCGTCAAGTCATCATTGCACGACATCGGCGACTGGACTGAGCCACTGACGCAAGCTGGCCTAAGCCAGTCAGACGCTGCGGACGTTGGGTCTTGGTTGAATGGTGTCCTTGGAACGCTGTTCACGAGGCCATAG